CCTTTCCCTGAAAAAAGACGTGAATTCAGCCCGGTTTTCCGTGGATTACACGTATTGAACAGAGATGAGGAAGGACGTGAAAGATGTACTGCCTGTGGTCTCTGCGCTGTTGCCTGCCCTGCTGAAGCTATCACCATGGAAGCAGCAGAAAGAAAGCCGGGAGAAGAAAATCTGTACCGTGAAGAGAAATACGCTGCCCGTTATGAGATTAACATGCTGCGTTGCATTTTCTGTGGATTCTGTGAAGAGGCTTGCCCGAAAGATGCGGTGTATATGTCAGAAACATTTCCTCCAAGCGCTTACCAGCGTACAACATTTATCTATGGAAAAGAGGATCTGCTGATCCCAAATCCTAAGACTGGTAAATAATTTCATTAACAAGCGGCATTTAAGCTAAAAATACAATAGTCAAACATAGCAGAGATGGGAATGAGTATCCAACAAATAATTTTCATGGTGCTGTCG
This window of the Chitinophaga sp. Cy-1792 genome carries:
- the nuoI gene encoding NADH-quinone oxidoreductase subunit NuoI, translating into MQSLTNRAKPVDRRPMSFVEKLYLPAIARGMGITMKHLFKRKATIPFPEKRREFSPVFRGLHVLNRDEEGRERCTACGLCAVACPAEAITMEAAERKPGEENLYREEKYAARYEINMLRCIFCGFCEEACPKDAVYMSETFPPSAYQRTTFIYGKEDLLIPNPKTGK